From the Rissa tridactyla isolate bRisTri1 chromosome 20, bRisTri1.patW.cur.20221130, whole genome shotgun sequence genome, one window contains:
- the DUSP26 gene encoding dual specificity protein phosphatase 26, with amino-acid sequence MAFLSRFSRNGTRSPSRSSREERNNHPILSVFELERLLYTGKTACNHADEVWPGLYLGDQDIAANRRELAHLRITHILNASHSKWRGGAEYYEGTGIRYLGIEAHDSPSFDMSPYFYPAADFIHQALNEGRILVHCAVGVSRSATLVLAYLMIRHHMPLVEAIKTVKDHRGIIPNRGFLRQLVALDNALRLKRSA; translated from the exons ATGGCTTTCCTGTCGAGGTTCTCCAGGAATGGCACGAGGTCACCGAGCCGCAGCTCACGGGAAGAGCGTAACAACCATCCCATCCTCAGCGTCTTCGAGCTTGAAAGGTTGCTGTACACGGGAAAAACAGCCTGTAATCATGCTGATGAGGTCTGGCCAGGACTCTACCTGGGAGATCA AGATATAGCGGCCAACCGGCGAGAGCTGGCTCACCTGCGCATCACCCACATCCTCAACGCCTCGCACAGCAAGTGGAGGGGGGGTGCTGAGTACTACGAGGGCACAGGCATCCGCTACCTGGGCATCGAGGCCCATGACTCACCTTCCTTTGACATGAGCCCCTACTTTTATCCTGCAGCTGACTTCATCCACCAAGCACTGAATGAAG GAAGGATCCTTGTGCACTGTGCTGTTGGGGTGAGCAGGTCGGCCACCTTGGTCCTCGCCTACCTCATGATCCGCCACCACATGCCCCTTGTAGAAGCCATAAAGACGGTCAAGGACCACCGCGGTATCATCCCCAACCGGGGTTTCTTGCGCCAGCTGGTCGCCCTGGACAATGCCCTGAGGCTGAAGAGGAGTGCATGA